A stretch of Arachis hypogaea cultivar Tifrunner chromosome 15, arahy.Tifrunner.gnm2.J5K5, whole genome shotgun sequence DNA encodes these proteins:
- the LOC140178946 gene encoding uncharacterized protein encodes MAPRVKGKGVKGHRSSRTTAAAAISTTSTSSGTSVVPDFQSGSLSQQLYLMVPNPGYTGLLPPSWPTPGCMGPPPPPPPPISIPPPLRNSNLLVDSVTPRSSSTSPPSETASVPNSVTKERLVPDGKTSWLPFLPGSQKITEIIKKRYDKPYKKFGDVPLPTKKLWFKEWKVKVLD; translated from the exons ATGGCTCCTCGGGTCAAGGGTAAAGGTGTCAAGGGTCATAGAAGTTCTCGCACCACTGCCGCAGCCGCTATTTCAACCACCTCCACCTCTTCTGGGACTTCGGTTGTGCCAGATTTTCAGTCAGGATCACTTAGCCAGCAACTGTATTTGATGGTACCTAATCCAGGCTACACGGGTCTTCTTCCACCAAGTTGGCCTACTCCAGGATGTATGGGTCCCCCTCCTCCACCCCCTCCTCCAATTTCGATTCCTCCTCCGCTTCGCAATTCCAATCTATTAGTTGATTCAGTGACACCTAGAAGCTCTAGTACATCTCCTCCATCAGAGACTGCATCGGTTCCTAATAGTGTCACAAAAGAAAGATTGGTTCCCGATGGAAAAACAAG TTGGTTACCTTTCCTTCCTGGTTCTCAGAAGATTACAGAGATCATCAAGAAACGATATGATAAACCGTACAAAAAGTTTGGAGATGTCCCTCTTCCGACAAAGAAGCTTTGGTTTAAGGAGTGGAAGGTAAAAGTGTTGGattga
- the LOC112750261 gene encoding uncharacterized protein produces the protein MMSDIREGVDTTHEWLIPAYKKVLERYWETDEKWKNIRKKARENRASLLGGSVHCGGSIPLSSTIERMKKQLGRTPTHEEVFKETHTLKSDKSKWVDKRSQDTHEKFIKKLAEVQAQHAEAQAQGMELQPIDEDLIWEEVCGGQKKNRVYGKGSFFSSSIKSGTTSANSVSGRAPRNQNSVPDLREQIHNLNEELFQRVTQQTDERISKLLDTRLAPLEKTQKKLEKLERAIGKAKKEKLKQKRWNEAYVSYYEKVRASSSSSAVPLPPPPPPPSMSSDEGYDDDEDEDDTEDYS, from the exons ATGATGTCAGATATCCGTGAGGGTGTGGATACAACCCACGAATGGCTAATTCCTGCTTACAAAAAGGTATTGGAAAGGTATTGGGAAACAGATGAGAAATGGAAAAATATAAGGAAAAAAGCAAGAGAGAATCGAGCGTCACTCTTAGGTGGTTCTGTCCATTGCGGTGGTTCTATTCCATTGAGCTCAACTATAGAGAGGATG AAGAAGCAGTTGGGCCGTACACCAACCCACGAGGAGGTCTTCAAAGAAACCCACACACTTAAAAGTGACAAGTCTAAATGGGTGGACAAGCGCTCTCAAGACACTCAT GAGAAGTTTATAAAAAAGTTGGCAGAAGTTCAGGCTCAACATGCCGAGGCTCAAGCACAGGGAATGGAGCTACAACCAATTGATGAAGACTTGATTTGGGAGGAAGTGTGTGGTGGGCAAAAGAAGAATCGAGTTTACGGAAAAGGGTCATTCTTTTCTAGCTCTATCAAGTCTGGAACCACTTCTGCCAATTCTGTATCTGGAAGAGCACCAAGAAATCAAAATTCTGTTCCTGATTTGCGAGAACAGATTCATAATCTCAATGAAGAGCTTTTTCAGCGTGTTACTCAACAAACAGATGAGCGTATTAGTAAGTTGTTAGATACACGCTTGGctcctttggaaaagactcaaaagaaattagaaaagttGGAACGGGCAATTGGAAAGGCCAAAAAGGAAAAGCTGAAACAGAAGAGATGGAATGAGGCTTATGTTAGCTATTATGAGAAGGTTAGAGCATCAAGTAGTTCTAGTGCAGTTCCACTACCACCGCCACCGCCGCCACCCTCAATGTCTTCGGATGAGggctatgatgatgatgaggatgaagatgacactgaagactatagctga